Proteins encoded in a region of the Anopheles aquasalis chromosome 2, idAnoAquaMG_Q_19, whole genome shotgun sequence genome:
- the LOC126572420 gene encoding cyclic AMP-dependent transcription factor ATF-4 isoform X2 yields the protein MNVYDPWYDDKLKQSSTSPPLSGYEPLPAVLEEAFQPEKSKCTEELLMEFDCVYGNVGLNHLTPPQTPPQTLSFGAGAVEGNIAYPGLLTVPIQQQQQQLLQLQLSCISQQTQQQHQQAIQQQQIVSFPMNSTGYYIVDEYATTVQQPQQQQQQQQQQQQVLQSEHPPQQVPGLTGAEYGFCGTPTFTPQQLDEVMHDLVRSVQLDEQTRGQQTITDIDVIIEAEEEDDDSCGFSEQGSDDSGRCSSSVSRSPAYSDSADSSYYGSSSFRGQLDNDDDEWSPVKTKKLNVSGGGAISKKRTSSRPYGRGTEEKKSRKKEQNKNAATRYRQKKKAEIEEILVEESKLQERNEELKSKSADLSQEVRCLKKLMRELFQARGLI from the exons ATGAATGTATACG ATCCCTGGTATGATGATAAACTCAAGCAATCGAGCACGTCGCCACCGCTCAGCGGCTATGAGCCGCTGCCAGCGGTGCTCGAGGAAGCTTTTCAGCCGGAAAAGTCCAAATGCACCGAAGAACTGCTGATGGAGTTCGACTGTGTCTATGGAAATGTTGGGTTAAATCATCTCACTCCGCCACAGACCCCACCGCAGACCTTGTCCTTCGGCGCTGGCGCAGTAGAGGGCAACATTGCCTACCCAGGCCTCCTAACGGTTccgatccagcagcaacaacaacagctgctaCAATTACAACTCTCATGCATCTCGCAGCagacgcaacagcagcaccagcaagcgattcagcaacaacagattGTCTCCTTCCCGATGAATTCTACCGGTTATTACATCGTGGATGAGTATGCCACCACGgtgcagcaaccacagcaacaacagcagcagcagcagcagcagcagcaagtactACAATCAGAACACCCACCGCAGCAAGTTCCAGGACTGACCGGAGCTGAGTACGGATTCTGCGGTACACCAACGTTCACACCGCAGCAGCTGGATGAGGTTATGCATGATCTTGTTCGGAGTGTGCAGCTGGATGAGCAAACGCGCGGACAGCAAACCATCACCGATATTGATGTGATCATCgaagcggaggaggaggacgatgattCGTGCGGTTTCTCGGAGCAGGGCTCAGACGACAGTGGCCGCTGCTCATCATCCGTGTCTCGCTCACCTGCGTACAGCGATTCGGCTGACTCTTCTTACTATGGCTCGTCGTCATTCAGAGGCCAACtggacaacgatgatgacgaatgGAGCCCGGTAAAGACCAAGAAGCTGAACgttagcggtggtggtgcgatatCCAAGAAGCGTACCAGCAGCCGCCCGTACGGGCGCGGCACCGAGGAAAAGAAGTCGcgcaaaaaggaacagaacaaaaaTGCGGCCACGCGCTACCGCCAGAAGAAAAAGGCCGAGATCGAGGAAATTCTTGTCGAAGAGAGCAAACTGCAAGAGAGGAATGAGGAGCTGAAGAGCAAGTCGGCCGATCTGAGCCAAGAGGTACGCTGTCTGAAGAAACTGATGCGTGAATTGTTTCAGGCCCGGGGATTAATCTAA
- the LOC126581198 gene encoding LOW QUALITY PROTEIN: glutathione hydrolase 1 proenzyme-like (The sequence of the model RefSeq protein was modified relative to this genomic sequence to represent the inferred CDS: substituted 1 base at 1 genomic stop codon) — translation MILNVNKTKLLLVSTLAAIVIVAVVVGLVIGLRSRDPSAPSHVRLTGGAVTSNGVECAEIGADILRRNGSAVDAAIATLFCEGITCPQSMGLGGGFLATLYFRDTNKAEAMIAREIAPAAATRDMYVNSSSVSGGLAVAVPTELKGYWELHQRYGRLEWRTLVEPTIELCRRGHQVTGYLARILAGRTERIRNEPSLRDVFLNPATQEPWQEGDVLKRPQLAETLEIIAKEGAAAIYSPNGTLLPLLMKDLKQFGSIITEEDFYNYKPRWVAPAHTSIGKSSQVYSIPLAGSGTILTYMLNILDSFGKLTMGDPLSWHRIVESFKHGYGLRTRVGDPAFVPGIETELQKLGSKTYAQFISETIADDSTHSEYGHYGALFSTENDQGTAHVSILAPNGDAVAVTSTINNMXVCRRTILSIVIAAIVLTIITVVIVLAAKGSTLDPNASNRAGAVVANGAECAAIGASILRLNGSAADAAIATLFCEGVTCPQSMGLGGGFLLTIYDRQNGTVETLNARESAPAAAQRDMLTDVSKKRATDARGLTVAVPGELKGYWELHQRYGRLEWKALVEPTIALCERGHIVTPYLSRILKRVENQLYREPSMREVFINPATNRTWQEGDTIKRVKLAASLRIVAAEGVDSLYSKNGTLLKMLMKDLQTFGSIIVEEDFLNYRPRWESPDSVELRSGTKVHSITVPGSGTIQNFMLRILDGYSHMPPKDPLTWHRIVESMKFAYGMRTRIGDPAYTPEAIELIRNLTDPQFASFIREQRIDDNATHTDFKYYGAEFADVNDQGTAHICVLAPNGDAVSATSTINYLLGAKIRSQSTGIILNDEMDDFATPGTVNTYGLPASPANFITPGKIPLSSMTPTIVTDKAGEVRMVLGGAGGSRITSATAVMIYRYLMFGDDLDTIMGEKRLHHQLAPMWVDYEPGFDQTILDGLVKKGHQVKEKTPDAGFAAATGIVKDETHVVNAAFDPRRGGSAEILNA, via the exons ATGAT ATTGAACGTGAACAAGACCAAGCTTTTGCTTGTGTCGACCTTAGCGGCCATCGTGATAGTGGCGGTCGTGGTCGGGCTGGTAATCGGTTTACGGTCACGCGACCCATCTGCACCGTCCCATGTCCGGCTGACGGGTGGTGCTGTCACCTCCAACGGAGTCGAGTGTGCCGAGATCGGGGCCGACATTCTACGCCGGAATGGATCGGCCGTCGATGCCGCCATTGCGACACTCTTCTGCGAGGGTATTACCTGTCCGCAGAGCATGGGCCTTGGTGGTGGCTTTCTGGCCACGCTGTACTTCCGCGATACGAACAAGGCGGAAGCGATGATCGCTCGGGAGATCGCACCAGCCGCCGCTACCCGTGATATGTACGTTAACTCTAGCTCCGTGTCGGGTGGTCTGGCGGTGGCCGTGCCCACGGAACTGAAGGGCTACTGGGAGCTCCACCAACGGTACGGGCGGCTCGAGTGGCGAACGTTGGTGGAGCCGACGATAGAGCTGTGCCGCAGGGGCCATCAGGTTACCGGATATTTGGCCCGTATCCTTGCTGGTCGCACGGAGCGCATCCGGAACGAACCGTCGCTGCGGGATGTGTTCCTGAATCCGGCCACACAGGAACCGTGGCAGGAAGGGGACGTCCTGAAGCGTCCACAGCTGGCGGAAACCCTCGAAATCATCGCCAAGGAGGGTGCGGCGGCCATATACAGCCCCAACGGaacgctgctgccactgttgatGAAAGATCTCAAGCAATTCGGAAGCATCATAACGGAGGAAGACTTTTACAACTATAA ACCACGGTGGGTCGCACCAGCGCACACAAGTATTGGAAAGTCTAGTCAGGTGTACTCCATCCCGCTCGCGGGCAGTGGCACCATTCTGACCTACATGCTGAACATTCTGGACAGCTTCGGCAAGCTGACGATGGGCGATCCGCTGTCCTGGCACCGGATCGTCGAGAGCTTTAAGCACGGCTACGGGCTGCGGACACGCGTCGGCGATCCTGCGTTCGTGCCCGGCATCGAGACGGAGCTGCAGAAGCTGGGCAGCAAAACGTACGCCCAGTTTATCTCGGAAACCATTGCCGACGACTCGACACACTCGGAGTACGGCCACTACGGCGCGCTGTTTTCGACGGAGAACGATCAAGGAACGGCTCACGTGTCGATACTGGCACCGAACGGGGATGCCGTGGCGGTTACGAGCACCATCAACAATATGTAAGTTTGT CGTAGAACGATTCTGTCGATCGTGATAGCTGCGATTGTACTTacaatcatcaccgtcgtgATTGTGCTCGCGGCCAAAGGCAGCACACTTGATCCGAATGCTTCGAACCGGGCCGGTGCCGTCGTAGCGAATGGAGCGGAATGTGCCGCAATTGGTGCCAGCATCTTGAGGCTAAACGGTTCGGCGGCCGATGCTGCGATCGCCACACTGTTCTGTGAAGGAGTTACTTGTCCGCAGAGTATGGGCCTGGGTGGCGGGTTCCTGCTGACGATCTATGATCGCCAGAATGGTACGGTCGAGACGTTGAATGCACGTGAATCGGCACCGGCCGCCGCCCAGCGGGACATGCTGACGGATGTGTCGAAGAAACGTGCGACGGATGCGCGTGGTttgacggtggcggtgcccgGTGAGCTGAAGGGTTACTGGGAGCTGCATCAGCGGTACGGACGGCTCGAGTGGAAAGCGCTGGTCGAGCCAACGATTGCGCTCTGCGAACGAGGACACATTGTAACGCCGTATTTGAGTCGCATTTTGAAACGTGTGGAGAATCAGCTCTACCGCGAACCGTCGATGCGCGAGGTGTTCATCAATCCGGCAACGAATCGTACCTGGCAGGAAGGGGACACCATCAAGCGGGTAAAGTTGGCGGCCAGCCTGCGCATCGTAGCGGCCGAAGGTGTGGACAGTTTGTACAGCAAGAACGGAACGCTCCTCAAGATGCTAATGAAGGATCTGCAGACATTTGGAAGCATTATCGTGGAGGAAGATTTCCTAAATTACAG ACCACGCTGGGAATCGCCGGACAGCGTTGAGCTACGTTCCGGAACCAAGGTGCACTCGATTACCGTGCCGGGCAGTGGAACCATTCAAAACTTTATGCTCCGCATTCTGGATGGTTACAGCCACATGCCACCAAAGGATCCGCTCACGTGGCACCGGATAGTGGAGAGCATGAAGTTTGCGTACGGAATGCGAACGCGCATCGGCGACCCTGCCTACACGCCGGAAGCAATCGAATTGATCCGGAATCTCACGGATCCACAGTTTGCCAGCTTCATCCGTGAGCAACGGATCGACGATAATGCAACACACACGGATTTCAAGTATTACGGGGCCGAGTTTGCGGATGTGAACGACCAGGGCACGGCCCATATCTGCGTGCTGGCTCCGAATGGGGATGCCGTTTCAGCAACCAGTACCATCAACTATCT TCTTGGTGCCAAAATCCGATCGCAATCCACGGGAATCATACTGAACGACGAGATGGATGATTTCGCAACGCCCGGTACGGTGAACACGTATGGATTACCGGCTTCACCGGCCAATTTTATAACACCCGGTAAGATCCCGCTATCATCGATGACACCGACGATCGTGACGGACAAAGCGGGCGAGGTGCGcatggtgcttggtggtgctggcggatcGCGTATCACCAGTGCGACAGCGGTCATGATCTATCGGTATCTGATGTTCGGTGACGATCTGGATACGATCATGGGAGAGAAACGTTTACACCACCAGCTGGCGCCGATGTGGGTGGACTACGAACCGGGCTTCGACCAAACCATCCTCGATGGGCTCGTCAAAAAGGGGCACCAGGTGAAGGAGAAAACTCCGGATGCTGGATTTGCGGCAGCGACCGGAATCGTGAAGGACGAAACTCACGTGGTGAATGCGGCGTTCGATCCGCGGCGAGGTGGTAGTGCCGAAATCCTAAATGCCTGA
- the LOC126581195 gene encoding 60S ribosomal protein L7, whose amino-acid sequence MTTSISGLFDVNVLEIGEMADKAKTVPKPKEAAKAPADAKKPVKEKKAKGTKKLPAVPESKLKIAKRFAIKRPNALRARRHLKSVRLLRRRQNLLRAASYTKKYLRLERAVTEQARVAKKAGNIYIPAEPKVAFVMRIRGINKVAPKVRKVLQLFRLRQINNGTFVKLNKATKNMLRIAEPYITYGYPTLKSVRHLIYKRGFVKHRHSRIPITDNFVIERKLRAGHRLQCVEDLVYHIYTGGASFKKVNNFLWPFKLNTPTGGWRKKNNHYVEGGDFGNREDKINELIQRMV is encoded by the exons atgacaacttccatttCCGGTCTTTTCGACGTAAACGTGCTGGAGATCGGAGAg ATGGCTGATAAGGCTAAGACTGTTCCCAAGCCCAAGGAGGCCGCGAAAGCGCCGGCCGATGCCAAGAAACCggtgaaagagaagaaggctAAGGGCACGAAGAAGCTGCCGGCGGTGCCGGAGTCGAAGCTGAAGATCGCCAAGCGCTTCGCGATCAAGCGCCCGAATGCGCTGCGTGCCCGTCGCCACCTGAAGTCCGTGCGTCTGCTGCGGCGCAGGCAAAACCTGCTGCGTGCCGCTAGCTACACCAAGAAATACCTGCGCTTGGAGCGCGCGGTAACGGAGCAGGCACGCGTTGCCAAGAAGGCCGGAAACATCTACATCCCGGCCGAACCGAAGGTTGCGTTCGTCATGCGTATTCGTGG TATCAACAAGGTTGCCCCGAAGGTGCGCAaggtgctgcagctgttccGTCTGCGTCAGATCAACAACGGTACCTTCGTGAAGCTGAACAAGGCCACCAAGAACATGCTGCGCATTGCCGAGCCGTACATCACCTACGGTTACCCGACGCTCAAGTCCGTGCGCCACCTGATCTACAAGCGTGGATTCGTCAAG CACCGTCACAGCCGCATTCCGATCACCGATAACTTCGTGATTGAGCGTAAGTTGCGTGCCGGCCACCGTCTGCAGTGCGTGGAAGATCTGGTCTACCACATCTACACTGGTGGAGCGTCCTTCAAGAAGGTGAACAACTTCTTGTGGCCGTTCAAGCTTAACACTCCAACCGGCGGCTGGCGGAAGAAGAACAACCACTACGTCGAAGGTGGTGACTTTGGCAACCGCGAAGACAAGATCAACGAGCTGATCCAGCGGATGGTTTGA
- the LOC126572420 gene encoding probable serine/threonine-protein kinase DDB_G0280133 isoform X1, producing MQTTAMDLLTTPTSFPLELDWQGKMEPSSPSAHSQQSFAEEQQSNYDNFTYDYCKDDIFNDAFIGLDIELKDEPLQLDEESVPLPIVEKQENDPWYDDKLKQSSTSPPLSGYEPLPAVLEEAFQPEKSKCTEELLMEFDCVYGNVGLNHLTPPQTPPQTLSFGAGAVEGNIAYPGLLTVPIQQQQQQLLQLQLSCISQQTQQQHQQAIQQQQIVSFPMNSTGYYIVDEYATTVQQPQQQQQQQQQQQQVLQSEHPPQQVPGLTGAEYGFCGTPTFTPQQLDEVMHDLVRSVQLDEQTRGQQTITDIDVIIEAEEEDDDSCGFSEQGSDDSGRCSSSVSRSPAYSDSADSSYYGSSSFRGQLDNDDDEWSPVKTKKLNVSGGGAISKKRTSSRPYGRGTEEKKSRKKEQNKNAATRYRQKKKAEIEEILVEESKLQERNEELKSKSADLSQEVRCLKKLMRELFQARGLI from the exons ATGCAAACGACAGCAATGGATCTACTGACAACGCCAACATCCTTTCCGCTGGAGCTGGATTGGCAGGGCAAGATGGAACCATCATCTCCATCGGCCCACTCCCAGCAATCCTTTGCTGAGGAGCAGCAATCGAACTATGACAACTTCACCTACGACTACTGCAAGG ATGATATTTTCAACGACGCATTCATCGGATTGGACATAGAATTGAAGGATGAGCCGCTACAGCTGGACGAGGAGAGTGTACCGTTGCCGATTGTAGAAAAGCAGGAGAACG ATCCCTGGTATGATGATAAACTCAAGCAATCGAGCACGTCGCCACCGCTCAGCGGCTATGAGCCGCTGCCAGCGGTGCTCGAGGAAGCTTTTCAGCCGGAAAAGTCCAAATGCACCGAAGAACTGCTGATGGAGTTCGACTGTGTCTATGGAAATGTTGGGTTAAATCATCTCACTCCGCCACAGACCCCACCGCAGACCTTGTCCTTCGGCGCTGGCGCAGTAGAGGGCAACATTGCCTACCCAGGCCTCCTAACGGTTccgatccagcagcaacaacaacagctgctaCAATTACAACTCTCATGCATCTCGCAGCagacgcaacagcagcaccagcaagcgattcagcaacaacagattGTCTCCTTCCCGATGAATTCTACCGGTTATTACATCGTGGATGAGTATGCCACCACGgtgcagcaaccacagcaacaacagcagcagcagcagcagcagcagcaagtactACAATCAGAACACCCACCGCAGCAAGTTCCAGGACTGACCGGAGCTGAGTACGGATTCTGCGGTACACCAACGTTCACACCGCAGCAGCTGGATGAGGTTATGCATGATCTTGTTCGGAGTGTGCAGCTGGATGAGCAAACGCGCGGACAGCAAACCATCACCGATATTGATGTGATCATCgaagcggaggaggaggacgatgattCGTGCGGTTTCTCGGAGCAGGGCTCAGACGACAGTGGCCGCTGCTCATCATCCGTGTCTCGCTCACCTGCGTACAGCGATTCGGCTGACTCTTCTTACTATGGCTCGTCGTCATTCAGAGGCCAACtggacaacgatgatgacgaatgGAGCCCGGTAAAGACCAAGAAGCTGAACgttagcggtggtggtgcgatatCCAAGAAGCGTACCAGCAGCCGCCCGTACGGGCGCGGCACCGAGGAAAAGAAGTCGcgcaaaaaggaacagaacaaaaaTGCGGCCACGCGCTACCGCCAGAAGAAAAAGGCCGAGATCGAGGAAATTCTTGTCGAAGAGAGCAAACTGCAAGAGAGGAATGAGGAGCTGAAGAGCAAGTCGGCCGATCTGAGCCAAGAGGTACGCTGTCTGAAGAAACTGATGCGTGAATTGTTTCAGGCCCGGGGATTAATCTAA